A genomic stretch from Theobroma cacao cultivar B97-61/B2 chromosome 4, Criollo_cocoa_genome_V2, whole genome shotgun sequence includes:
- the LOC18603034 gene encoding protein tesmin/TSO1-like CXC 2 produces the protein MDTPEKTQISSSLSKFEDSPVFNYINSLSPIKPVKSVHLTQTFNPLSFASLPSIFTSPHLISHKESRFLKRHSYTDTSKPELSSGEGTKVSTNEEAGVEAGQLCGSSAELQENFDPGVSLGEASLELPNEASRFAIELPRTLKYDCGSPNCDPAPCVIETNCVSESNCASVSIVPFVQEASEKGLSDGGVEVAGVCQIEQKRENIGCDWENLISDTADLLIFNSPNGSEAFRDVIQKSLDPDTRFCATLISRFPQNDINEVSETTIDSDKHKDPSLQTGEAGELKEITHAHGNFENARLTNCMSGSLTDNVETGMCAPFSFKPGSNLHRGLRRRCLDFEMLAARRKNLVDGSNTSSSVDNQFVPSKPGNDSSRRILPGIGLHLNALATTSRDNKNIKHETLSSGTQKLSFPSSTTSILLPTAGQEAVHESLTSVSTERETDPVENGVQLAEDASQASTYLVNEEFNQNSPKKKRRRLEQAGETEACKRCNCKKSKCLKLYCECFAAGVYCIEPCSCQDCFNKPIHEDTVLATRKQIESRNPLAFAPKVIRSSDSIPEVGDDSTKTPASARHKRGCNCKKSSCLKKYCECYQGGVGCSINCRCEGCKNAFGRKDGSAIVETEEEPEEEETDPCDKNGVEKNLEKTDILDNEEQNPVSALPTTPLQLCRSLVQLPFSSKSKPPRSFIAIGSSSTLYNGQRYGKPNIIRPQNIVEKHFQTVTEDEMPEILRGNCSPGTGIKTSSPNSKRISPPQCELGSTPGRRSGRKLILQSIPSFPSLTPQH, from the exons ATGGATACCCCAGAGAAGACCCAGATCAGCTCTTCACTCTCAAAGTTTGAG GATTCCCCAGTCTTTAACTATATCAACAGCCTTTCTCCTATCAAGCCAGTCAAATCCGTACACCTTACGCAGACATTCAACCCGCTTAGTTTTGCCTCACTTCCGTCTATCTTCACATCACCCCATCTCATCTCTCACAAGGAATCTAGATTCCTGAAAAG GCATAGCTATACAGATACATCCAAACCTGAGTTATCTTCTGGAGAGGGGACTAAAGTTAGTACAAATGAAGAGGCTGGTGTCGAAGCAGGTCAGCTGTGTGGTAGCTCTGCTGAGTTGCAGGAGAATTTTGATCCAGGAGTTTCCCTGGGAGAAGCTTCTCTTGAGCTGCCTAATGAAGCTTCAAGGTTTGCAATTGAGCTGCCACGAACCTTGAAGTATGATTGTGGTAGCCCCAACTGTGACCCAGCACCTTGTGTTATTGAGACAAATTGTGTCTCAGAATCGAATTGCGCATCTGTCTCAATTGTTCCATTTGTTCAAGAGGCCTCTGAAAAAGGTTTATCTGATGGTGGAGTGGAAGTAGCGGGCGTTTGCCAGATTGagcaaaaaagggaaaatataGGATGTGACTGGGAAAATTTGATTTCTGATACAGCTGAcctattgatttttaattccCCTAATGGTTCAGAGGCTTTTAGGGATGTAATTCAGAAATCACTGGACCCAGATACAAGATTTTGTGCTACTCTTATTTCTCGGTTCCCACAGAATGATATCAATGAAGTGTCAGAAACTACTATTGATTCTGATAAACACAAAGATCCTTCTCTGCAAACTGGAGAAGCCGGGGAGCTGAAGGAAATAACCCATGCACATGGAAATTTTGAGAATGCTCGTCTGACCAACTGCATGTCTGGCAGTCTGACTGATAATGTGGAGACTGGGATGTGTGCCCCATTTTCTTTTAAG CCTGGTTCTAATTTGCATCGTGGATTGAGGAGGCGCTGTTTAGACTTTGAGATGCTGGCAGCTCGGAGGAAGAACTTAGTTGACGGTTCCAATACCAGTTCTTCTGTAGATAACCAATTTGTGCCTAGTAAGCCTGGCAATGATTCCTCAAGGCGCATTTTACCAGGAATTGGTTTGCACTTAAATGCTCTTGCAACAACTTCAAGGGATAACAAGAATATCAAGCATGAAACTTTATCTTCTGGTACACAAAAGCTAAGTTTCCCTAGCTCCACTACATCCATTTTACTCCCCACAGCAGGTCAGGAAGCTGTTCATGAATCGTTGACTTCAGTCTCTACTGAAAGAGAAACAGATCCTGTTGAAAATGGGGTTCAACTTGCAGAAGATGCTTCTCAGGCATCTACCTATTTAGTTAATGAAGAGTTCAATCAGAATAGTCCCAAAAAGAAGAG ACGGAGATTGGAACAAGCTGGAGAGACCGAGGCCTGTAAGCGTTGCAACTGCAAGAAGTCAAAGTGTTTGAAACT CTACTGCGAATGCTTTGCTGCTGGCGTATACTGCATAGAGCCATGTTCATGTCAAGACTGCTTTAATAAGCCTATCCATGAAGATACTGTTCTTGCAACTCGCAAGCAGATTGAATCTCGTAACCCACTTGCATTTGCTCCCAAAGTGATCCGGAGCTCTGATTCTATACCTGAAGTTGGG GATGACTCTACCAAAACTCCAGCTTCAGCTCGACATAAAAGAGGATGCAACTGCAAGAAATCAAGTTGCCTGAAGAAATATTGTGAATGCTATCAG gGTGGTGTTGGATGCTCCATCAACTGCAGATGTGAAGGGTGTAAGAATGCATTTGGTAGAAAGGATG GATCTGCTATAGTGGAAACAGAAGAAGAgccagaagaagaagaaacagacCCCTGTGACAAGAATGGGGTGGAGAAAAATTTAGAGAAAACTGACATCTTGGATAATGAGGAGCAAAATCCAGTTTCTGCTCTCCCAACAACTCCACTACAGCTTTGCAG ATCTTTGGTTCAGCTGCCATTTTCATCAAAGAGCAAACCACCACGGTCCTTTATTGCCATTGGATCATCTTCCACACTGTATAATGGTCAAAGATACGGAAAGCCAAATATTATTCGGCCTCAAAACATCGTCGAAAAACATTTCCAAACTGTTACAGAAGATGAAATGCCTGAGATTCTACGAGGCAATTGCTCTCCTGGTACTGGCATCAAGACTTCTTCTCCCAACAGTAAGAGGATCTCTCCTCCTCAATGTGAGTTAGGTTCAACCCCTGGTCGGAGGAGTGGCCGGAAGTTGATATTGCAGTCAATACCTTCATTTCCCTCTCTTACTCCTCAGCATTAA